In Phyllopteryx taeniolatus isolate TA_2022b chromosome 8, UOR_Ptae_1.2, whole genome shotgun sequence, one genomic interval encodes:
- the tmprss5 gene encoding transmembrane protease serine 5 isoform X1, which yields MSPDGDALSVIENPAAVSHPFPSDKAAVVEQSEGVQSSLKGFQNTTHAHRLVRLVAAVCALGLLGGLAVGVWLLVKFLLRPSSPHSAVGLGDTKETAFCNVTDEVSIADPRKVFYRISPENSLLEIQLGKVPTWLPVCYERWNSSLGTLVCRQLGYLRLTKHKGVNLTDIGPNYTEGFLQITSEERGTLENMWQFKRSCITDKVIALQCFECGTRAKLPRIIGGVEATLGRWPWQVSLYYSNRHTCGGSIITSQWIVTAAHCVHNYRLPQVSSWAVYTGVVTRNLAKMMERTGHTVEKIVYNKNYNHVSHDSDIAMMKLWNPLNFSETVRPVCLPQYDYDPPGGTQCWISGWGYTQPDGVHSSDTLKEAAIPIIGNNKCNSSCMYNGEITPRMLCAGYTEGKVDACQGDSGGPLVCQDDNVWRLMGVVSWGTGCAEPNHPGVYTKVAKFLEWIYEIMETY from the exons ATG AGTCCTGATGGAGACGCATTATCAGTCATTGAGAACCCGGCAGCCGTCAGCCATCCCTTTCCTTCCGATAAGGCAGCAGTAGTCGAACAAAGCGAGGGAGTGCAGAGCAGCTTGAAAGGGTTTCAGAACACAACGCATG CTCACAGGCTGGTGAGGCTGGTGGCAGCCGTGTGTGCACTTGGACTCTTGGGAGGCTTGGCTGTCGGCGTCTGGTTGCTAG TCAAATTTCTCCTGAGGCCGTCATCCCCTCACAGTGCAGTGGGGCTGGGGGACACAAAGGAGACGGCTTTCTGCAACGTGACAGACGAGGTTTCTATTGCCGACCCCAGGAAAG TGTTTTACAGGATCAGCCCTGAGAACTCTCTGCTGGAGATCCAGCTGGGAAAGGTGCCCACCTGGCTGCCAGTGTGCTATGAGCGGTGGAACTCGTCGCTGGGAACACTGGTCTGCAGGCAGCTGGGTTATCTGAG ACTGACCAAGCACAAAGGCGTGAATCTGACTGATATTGGGCCCAACTACACGGAAGGCTTTCTACAGATTACCTCAGAAGAACGGGGAACTCTGGAAAACATGTGGCAGTTCAA gcGGAGCTGCATCACTGACAAGGTTATCGCCTTGCAATGTTTTG AGTGTGGCACACGAGCAAAGCTGCCCAGGATAATCGGAGGAGTGGAGGCCACACTGGGAAGGTGGCCCTGGCAAGTCAGCCTCTACTACAGCAACCGCCACACCTGCGGAGGCTCCATCATCACCAGCCAATGGATCGTCACAGCTGCTCACTGTGTGCACAA cTACAGGCTGCCGCAGGTGTCCAGCTGGGCGGTCTACACAGGCGTGGTGACACGCAACTTGGCGAAAATGATGGAGCGCACGGGGCACACCGTGGAGAAGATAGTCTACAACAAGAACTACAACCATGTGAGCCACGACAGTGACATCGCCATGATGAAATTGTGGAACCCGCTCAATTTTTCAG AGACAGTTCGCCCGGTGTGTCTGCCTCAGTATGACTATGACCCTCCTGGAGGTACGCAGTGCTGGATCTCTGGCTGGGGATACACACAACCGGATGGTG TTCACTCATCTGACACCCTGAAAGAGGCCGCCATTCCTATCATAGGCAACAACAAGTGCAACAGCTCCTGCATGTACAATGGCGAGATTACACCGCGGATGCTCTGTGCCGGATACACTGAGGGAAAAGTGGACGCGTGTCAG GGGGATAGTGGTGGGCCTTTGGTGTGCCAGGATGACAACGTGTGGAGGCTTATGGGGGTTGTCAGCTGGGGGACTGGCTGCGCTGAGCCCAACCACCCCGGAGTCTACACTAAGGTGGCCAAATTCCTCGAGTGGATCTACGAGATAATGGAG ACTTACTGA
- the pih1d2 gene encoding PIH1 domain-containing protein 2 translates to MSSTGGPGDVLQQVNQLWSMLDDLCQNDPEAYRSFLEKQVKSGMEYNAPPQLDSCIRIDILEPPGGSLYINICSWKRVPASQDPSKPLPVYAGSLEAHTDEGAYTVLDIAFNPEVLQDCKKDKAEMDQVYMLALSFAQQQHGLKLSQQYNVVSFCPKNGPEDLRRRLGFQQQQQQRLTADKLSDADGQSPDSFLQQINSLRLAKDDMGPPADIVHGPAVRKKGLIEVISSTTFGQPEKPEYRLEVKAHAEGFPCKLELTVELPKISSMSEWQLKMSKDDVLLEVEDIYYLLLDLPKSVNENSAVAIFNKRSRRLRVTVDIL, encoded by the exons ATGTCGTCCACCGGCGGTCCGGGAGATGTTCTCCAGCAGGTCAACCAGTTGTGGTCCATGTTGGACGACCTTTGCCAAAACGACCCAGAAGCTTACCGCAGCTTCTTGGAGAAACAGGTGAAATCCGGAATGGAGTACAATGCGCCGCCTCAGCTCGACTCGTGTATACGCATCGACATATTG GAACCACCGGGAGGCTCGCTTTACATTAACATATGCAGCTGGAAGCGTGTACCAGCATCCCAAGATCCCAGCAAGCCATTACCTGTGTATGCTGGAAGCCTGGAAGCACACACAGATGAAG GTGCTTACACAGTGCTGGACATAGCGTTTAACCCCGAGGTTCTGCAGGACTGTAAGAAAGACAAGGCAGAGATGGACCAAGTCTACATGCTGGCTCTGAGCTTCGCCCAGCAGCAGCACGGGCTCAAGTTGTCTCAGCAGTATAATGTCGTTAGCTTTTGCCCCAAAAATGGCCCGGAGGACTTGCGTCGCCGCCTCGGcttccagcagcagcagcagcagcgactGACTGCAGACAAACTGTCAGATGCAG ACGGGCAGAGCCCAGACTCCTTCCTGCAGCAGATCAACTCTCTGCGGCTGGCCAAAGACGACATGGGCCCGCCAGCTGATATTGTCCATGGACCAGCCGTGCGCAAGAAGGGCTTGATCGAGGTAATATCCTCCACCACGTTTGGGCAGCCTGAAAAGCCAGAATACCGACTAGAGGTGAAGGCCCACGCCGAGGGATTTCCCTGCAAGCTGGAGCTGACTGTGGAGCTGCCCAAGATAAGCTCCATGTCAGAGTGGCAGCTCAAGATGTCCAAG GATGACGTCTTGTTAGAGGTGGAGGACATCTACTACTTGCTTCTGGACTTGCCCAAGTCTGTCAATGAAAACAGTGCAGTTGCCATCTTTAATAAGCGGAGTCGAAGGCTCAGGGTAACGGTGGATATTTTATGA
- the tmprss5 gene encoding transmembrane protease serine 5 isoform X2: MSPDGDALSVIENPAAVSHPFPSDKAAVVEQSEGVQSSLKGFQNTTHAHRLVRLVAAVCALGLLGGLAVGVWLLVKFLLRPSSPHSAVGLGDTKETAFCNVTDEVSIADPRKVFYRISPENSLLEIQLGKVPTWLPVCYERWNSSLGTLVCRQLGYLRLTKHKGVNLTDIGPNYTEGFLQITSEERGTLENMWQFKRSCITDKVIALQCFECGTRAKLPRIIGGVEATLGRWPWQVSLYYSNRHTCGGSIITSQWIVTAAHCVHNYRLPQVSSWAVYTGVVTRNLAKMMERTGHTVEKIVYNKNYNHVSHDSDIAMMKLWNPLNFSETVRPVCLPQYDYDPPGGTQCWISGWGYTQPDGVHSSDTLKEAAIPIIGNNKCNSSCMYNGEITPRMLCAGYTEGKVDACQVGSGG, translated from the exons ATG AGTCCTGATGGAGACGCATTATCAGTCATTGAGAACCCGGCAGCCGTCAGCCATCCCTTTCCTTCCGATAAGGCAGCAGTAGTCGAACAAAGCGAGGGAGTGCAGAGCAGCTTGAAAGGGTTTCAGAACACAACGCATG CTCACAGGCTGGTGAGGCTGGTGGCAGCCGTGTGTGCACTTGGACTCTTGGGAGGCTTGGCTGTCGGCGTCTGGTTGCTAG TCAAATTTCTCCTGAGGCCGTCATCCCCTCACAGTGCAGTGGGGCTGGGGGACACAAAGGAGACGGCTTTCTGCAACGTGACAGACGAGGTTTCTATTGCCGACCCCAGGAAAG TGTTTTACAGGATCAGCCCTGAGAACTCTCTGCTGGAGATCCAGCTGGGAAAGGTGCCCACCTGGCTGCCAGTGTGCTATGAGCGGTGGAACTCGTCGCTGGGAACACTGGTCTGCAGGCAGCTGGGTTATCTGAG ACTGACCAAGCACAAAGGCGTGAATCTGACTGATATTGGGCCCAACTACACGGAAGGCTTTCTACAGATTACCTCAGAAGAACGGGGAACTCTGGAAAACATGTGGCAGTTCAA gcGGAGCTGCATCACTGACAAGGTTATCGCCTTGCAATGTTTTG AGTGTGGCACACGAGCAAAGCTGCCCAGGATAATCGGAGGAGTGGAGGCCACACTGGGAAGGTGGCCCTGGCAAGTCAGCCTCTACTACAGCAACCGCCACACCTGCGGAGGCTCCATCATCACCAGCCAATGGATCGTCACAGCTGCTCACTGTGTGCACAA cTACAGGCTGCCGCAGGTGTCCAGCTGGGCGGTCTACACAGGCGTGGTGACACGCAACTTGGCGAAAATGATGGAGCGCACGGGGCACACCGTGGAGAAGATAGTCTACAACAAGAACTACAACCATGTGAGCCACGACAGTGACATCGCCATGATGAAATTGTGGAACCCGCTCAATTTTTCAG AGACAGTTCGCCCGGTGTGTCTGCCTCAGTATGACTATGACCCTCCTGGAGGTACGCAGTGCTGGATCTCTGGCTGGGGATACACACAACCGGATGGTG TTCACTCATCTGACACCCTGAAAGAGGCCGCCATTCCTATCATAGGCAACAACAAGTGCAACAGCTCCTGCATGTACAATGGCGAGATTACACCGCGGATGCTCTGTGCCGGATACACTGAGGGAAAAGTGGACGCGTGTCAGGTCGGGTCAG GGGGATAG